In one Amaranthus tricolor cultivar Red isolate AtriRed21 chromosome 8, ASM2621246v1, whole genome shotgun sequence genomic region, the following are encoded:
- the LOC130821375 gene encoding malate dehydrogenase, glyoxysomal has product MQNSEANNRIARIAAHLSPPNLQMVGSSGIRKMNCRSKGASPGFKVAILGAAGGIGQPLSMLMKMNPLVAVLHLYDVVNTPGVSADISHMDTAAVVRGFLGKDKLDEALTGMDLIIIPAGVPRKPGMTRDDLFNINAGIVKTLCEGIARCCPKAIVNLISNPVNSTVPIAAEIFKKAGIYDPKRLLGVTMLDVVRANTFVAEVLGLDPRDVDVPVVGGHAGVTILPLLSQVKPPCSFTPEEINYLTDRIQNGGTEVVEAKAGSGSATLSMAYAAVKFADACLRGLRGDAGIVECAFVDSQVTELSFFATKVRLGRNGVEEVYPLGPLNAYERAGLEKAKKELAVSIEKGVSFTRK; this is encoded by the exons ATGCAGAATTCAGAAGCCAATAATCGAATTGCAAGAATTGCAGCTCATCTCAGTCCTCCTAATCTTCAG ATGGTGGGAAGTTCGGGTATCCGTAAGATGAATTGCAGATCAAAAGGTGCATCACCTGGGTTCAAAGTTGCAATTCTTGGCGCAGCTGGAGGAATTGGTCAACCCCTTTCAATGTTAATGAAGATGAACCCACTTGTTGCTGTTCTTCACTTATATGATGTTGTTAATACTCCTGGTGTTTCTGCTGATATCAGTCACATGGATACTGCTGCTGTG GTGCGTGGTTTCTTGGGGAAAGACAAGTTGGATGAGGCCTTAACAGGCATGGATCTTATCATCATTCCAGCCGGAGTTCCTAGAAAACCAGGGATGACAAGGGATGATTTATTCAACATCAATGCTGGGATTGTTAAGACACTTTGTGAAGGAATTGCAAGGTGTTGCCCTAAAGCAATTGTCAACTTGATCAGTAATCCCGTAAATTCCACAGTTCCTATTGCTGCTGAGATTTTCAAGAAGGCGGGTATATACGATCCAAAGCGCCTGCTTGGTGTTACAATGCTCGACGTTGTCAGGGCCAATACTTTTGTG GCAGAGGTTTTGGGACTAGATCCTAGAGATGTTGATGTTCCTGTGGTTGGAGGTCATGCTGGTGTTACAATTCTACCCCTCTTGTCCCAG GTTAAACCTCCATGCAGTTTTACGCCTGAAGAAATCAATTACCTGACAGATCGCATACAAAATGGTGGAACAGAAGTTGTTGAG GCTAAAGCTGGATCTGGATCTGCAACCCTCTCAATG GCCTATGCTGCTGTTAAATTTGCTGATGCTTGCCTTCGAGGTTTGAGGGGAGATGCTGGTATTGTTGAATGTGCTTTTGTGGACTCTCAG GTGACTGAATTGTcgttctttgcaacaaaagtgAGGCTTGGTCGTAATGGAGTTGAGGAGGTTTACCCTCTCGGCCCACTAAATGCGTATGAGAG GGCTGGTCTTGAAAAGGCGAAAAAAGAACTGGCAGTAAGCATTGAAAAGGGCGTTTCCTTCACAAGGAAGTGA